One Glycine soja cultivar W05 chromosome 7, ASM419377v2, whole genome shotgun sequence genomic window, GCAAGGTGACTGCGCCTAGCCACCAATTCAGACCATGCTGAATTTGGCTTAGCTCAGCCATGATCAGCTTAGGTAGCCCAAATATATAAAGATGCAGGGGTTGATGCGCTTAGTGCCATTACAACGCGCTTAGCGCATTGAAGGCATGCGCTCAGCCAGAGGGCTGCGCTTAGCGAGAGGactatttttgagaaaaaaatttctatGTTAAGATCAGTCCCCTTTTAAAAGAAACCCCTATATCTATCATTAAAAACAAGCTAATAAACCCCTTTTTTCAATGATCACCAAGAAAATTCTAACTTATGTAATGCATTAAAACAGAATGAAAGAAATCAacactgggttgcctcccaggaagtgcttctttaacgtcattagcttgacgcatataCCTCATTGGGTGATATCCACTTTGTCCTTTAACTTCAGGACCTCCTTACAACCCTCCATCACTTGCAAGCAGACATTCTAATCCGACATAGGCTTGTCTTCTTCAAATAGATCAAAATTGATCTTCTGATCTTTAAAACCCATTTCCAATGTCTTTCTACCCATGTCAACTACACAGCTTGTAGTTAACATAAAGGGTCGTCCCAAAATGATGGGAACCTCATGGTCTTCCTCCAAATCCATGACCACAAAGTCAGCTAGAAAGATCATCTGCTTAACTCTTATTAGAACATCTTCAATTACCCCATAAGGCCTTGTGATGGATCGATTAGCAAGTTGTAAAGTCATTCTGGTGTGCAtgatttccaactctcccaaccttctacacatggagagtggcattaagTTGATACTGGCTCCCAAGTCAATGAGAGTCTTTCCCACCGTGACTTCACCTATTGAACAAGGAAAAGTCACACTTCTAGTGTCCTTGTGttttggtggaaggatcttcTGTATCATAGCACTACAGTTGCCTTCCACAACAATATTCTCCTGGTGAACGTATTTGTGCTTCCTTGTCcacatatctttcaaaaactttgagtagagtggcatctgttgcaaagcttctccaaagggcataattatttccagtttcctgaaaatgtcTAGGAATCTCGCCATATGGCGGTCCTTatctttcttggaaggtaccatgGGATAGGGCACTTCCGTACCCCTATCTGAAGCTTTTTTCTTTCctgttttctctttctttttcactcctactcttttcttcatctttatttttttcaactttttctttttcttctttttctttgtcttttccttcctctatttctttttcttggtctttttatttctttctcttcgaccattatttgtttttccctcATATGACTTATTGCATCTGTTACCTCATTCTTCTTTTTAACAGTAGTGTCCTTCAAAGCAACAACATCTTCATCCTCAGCAGCCACAAGCTTCCTGCTTCATGTTCCAACAACTTTACACTCTTCTTTGGGATTCATCTCAGTATTTGCCCCAAAGCTGTTGGATGACTTCTCAGCTAACTGCTTGGCCAGTTGGCCCACCTGAATCTCAAGGTTTTTCAGTGATGACTCAGTACTCTTATGGTTGGACATGGTCACTTGCATGAATTGAGCCAGGGTTTCTTCCAGTTTGGTAGTCTTCTGGAAAATATTTGGCCCTTGTTAAGGTGGCCTGTTGGAAGGTCCACCCTGgtccttattgaattgattgccaGGGTGTCATCTCCATTGTCCTTCCTGGAAACCTGAGAATCCTCCTTGGTTGTATCCTTGCCTTTGTTGATTCCCCATGTAACTAACTTCCTGCATTTGTTCTTCTAAAGGAATACAGTGGCCGAATTCATGAGCACCACCAcaaatggtacaacctgtaacctgcaaaacagaagactGTGAAGGTTGACCAGTAGATAatttagttggcaacttaccaatTGTTTCTGTTAAGATCTCAAGTTTCTTAGAAAGaaacttattttgtgccaacaCAACGTCTTGTGATGATAACTCCAATAAGCTCTTCTTGGCGGGTTGATGCACTCTATCACGTAGAATAGCATGATCACTGGCAGACATATTTTCAATCAACTCAGTTGCTTCCTTAGGGGTCTTCAGCTTTATCTTTCCTCCCGCTAAAGCATCTAACAACTGTTTGGattgtggtctcagcccatctatgaaTATATTCCGCTGAGTTGGCTTAAAGAGTCCATGAGTGGGAGTCTTCCTTACCAAACCTCGAAATCTCTCCAATACTTCACTCAGGGATTCATCTGGGAACTGGTGGAATGATGAGATTGCAGCCTTCCCTTCTGTAGTCTTTGACTTGGGgaactatttttttagaaacttttCAACCACTTCCTCCCATGTCTTCAGACTGTTTCCCTTAAATGAATGAAGCCACCTTTTGGCCTCTCCtgccaaagaaaatgaaaattagttGAGTCTGATAGCATCATCTAGTACTCCAGCAATCTTCACAGTGTTACAGATTTCTATGTACGTTGGCAGATGTACATAGGGGTCCTCATTGGGTAATCCATGAAATAAGTTCCCTTGTATCagatgaatcaaagaatgaggatAGTTGATGTTGTGAGCTTGGACTTCAGGACGCACAATACTTGTAAAGAATTGCGGCACTGAGCTACTAgaataatcctcaagggtaacCCTTTGCTGGTGTTCATCAGCCATGACAGAGGCTTCTAGTAAGTATATagcggattcccttgatgatagTGGATCGGATGATGTAGAGTCAGAAGATTGAGCTTCTTCTTCTAGAATGGAAGCTATTGTCCTATCTTGCAATAACTTCCTTCTCCTCTCAGCTCTGTTCCTTCTTAAGGTAGCTTCAATTtccaagtccagaggaactagGTTGCCTGTGGGAGATTATGCATACAAAATACTGACAGCAATAGCGGTTatccaattcaagaagaaaaaaaatatgaatcaaaagcaaatattcacaaataatcaaagaataataaTTGGACACTTAAAgaactgaactaaactttccaAATATAAAGAAGTTCCTCGGCaatggcgccaaaaacttgttcgacgGCCGGTatgtagtataaaacggtaagtgatgtagctccatgtggagcttgtaggccttggatcttcttcatcaatggattcctttgcttcttgagatCTGattgcagcggaatggagaaggagaaagtattggacaagtggcctcagaaataTTAAGAATGGGGGTTAAATTAAGATTTCTTTGACTATTTCTAATTGAAATtttccctttcttaattattccctagattcaattatttctttgttaacaagttaccgaaataataaatgaaggaaaataacttGCAGAAATGTAAAGACAATAGAAATTCGTGCCTCTAAggaagtctgaactttgaagtttaattctcaaatgatcaaagttgaaaaaatgaacacgcatggcctctatttatagcctaagtgtcacacaaaatttgagggaaatttgaatttcaattcaaatttcacttgaatttgtggagccaaaatttggagccaaaatttcactaattatgattagtgaatatcagttatggttcagcccactaatccaagatcaattccaagattctccactaagtgtgcgtaggtgtcatgaggcatataaagcatgaagaacatgcacaaagtgtgactatatgatgtggcaatgaggtgtagtaagcaaatgctcacctcccactctaaaatttaattgaattgggcttctaccaattcaattaaatttatttcccaacacacatcaaatattcacttagtgcatgtgaaattacaaaactacccctaatgcAAAAAC contains:
- the LOC114420574 gene encoding uncharacterized protein LOC114420574 is translated as MWTRKHKYVHQENIVVEGNCSAMIQKILPPKHKDTRSVTFPCSIGEVTVGKTLIDLGASINLMPLSMCRRLGELEIMHTRMTLQLANRSITRPYGVIEDVLIRVKQMIFLADFVVMDLEEDHEVPIILGRPFMLTTSCVVDMGRKTLEMGFKDQKINFDLFEEDKPMSD